Proteins encoded together in one Deinococcus irradiatisoli window:
- a CDS encoding M50 family metallopeptidase: protein MNFFQGLASALTPAGLIWTLLIITAATFLHELAHYALARWQGVKVNSFSIGMGPVLARQMWRGTEWRLSLLPIGGYVEIDGMAPDIEGESVRAPTRGFAALKPLGKIAVLLAGPLMNLLVAFLLITATLNANGESTPINTRISISQVLPNSRAQALGLQAGDTITAIDGQPLPETYPEAGQQKPGWQRLASVLAVSGNHTLTVERAGQTLTVPFNWTAKIGGVQQKLGVAYGPGVRTTPLNLPQAASKAGQTLVSAVPQVLGAFKNLFVRFFTLNLKTDEGVVGPVGTVQVVSQAARLGGWTLVGIAAAINLSLGFFNLLPIPGLDGGRILLVLVGVLRGRPLTFAQEQAVTAAGFGLVMLLTAFVLVRDLVRFF from the coding sequence ATGAACTTCTTCCAAGGCCTCGCTTCGGCCCTGACGCCGGCCGGGCTGATCTGGACGCTGCTGATCATCACGGCGGCCACCTTTCTGCACGAGCTGGCACACTACGCGCTGGCCCGCTGGCAGGGCGTCAAGGTCAACTCGTTTTCCATCGGCATGGGGCCGGTGCTGGCCCGGCAGATGTGGCGCGGAACCGAGTGGCGCCTGAGCCTGCTGCCCATCGGCGGCTACGTCGAGATCGACGGCATGGCCCCCGACATCGAGGGCGAGAGCGTGCGGGCGCCGACGCGGGGCTTCGCGGCCCTCAAACCGCTCGGCAAGATCGCGGTGCTGCTGGCCGGGCCGCTGATGAACCTGCTGGTGGCGTTTTTGCTGATCACCGCGACCCTGAACGCCAACGGCGAGTCCACGCCCATCAACACCCGCATCAGTATTTCGCAGGTGCTGCCGAACTCGCGGGCGCAGGCGCTGGGCCTCCAGGCCGGCGACACCATCACCGCCATCGACGGTCAGCCACTGCCGGAAACCTACCCGGAAGCGGGGCAGCAAAAGCCCGGCTGGCAACGCCTCGCCTCGGTGCTGGCTGTCAGCGGCAACCACACCCTGACCGTTGAGCGGGCCGGCCAGACGCTGACGGTGCCGTTCAACTGGACCGCCAAAATCGGCGGCGTGCAGCAGAAACTCGGCGTGGCCTACGGCCCCGGCGTGCGAACCACGCCGCTGAACTTGCCGCAGGCGGCCTCGAAAGCCGGGCAGACGCTCGTCAGCGCGGTGCCGCAGGTGCTGGGCGCCTTCAAGAACCTGTTCGTGCGCTTCTTTACCCTCAACCTCAAGACCGACGAGGGTGTGGTCGGGCCGGTCGGCACGGTGCAGGTGGTCTCGCAGGCGGCCAGACTGGGCGGCTGGACGCTGGTGGGCATCGCGGCGGCGATCAACCTCAGCCTGGGCTTTTTCAACCTGCTGCCGATTCCCGGCCTCGACGGAGGTCGCATCCTGCTGGTGCTGGTGGGCGTGCTGCGCGGCCGCCCGCTGACCTTCGCCCAGGAGCAGGCGGTCACGGCGGCCGGCTTCGGTCTGGTGATGCTGCTCACGGCGTTCGTGCTGGTGCGCGATCTGGTGCGGTTTTTCTAG
- a CDS encoding S49 family peptidase, whose amino-acid sequence MNIPFSKAAGVGLPQGVSKPTWVVIDIAGPLPARQPTNPLAALLNRQESLESLAAKFDKLSRAEWLHGVMLRFGTLETDLAAAHALAAMLRRLSEHKRTVSYLPSVNKVSLLAAAGAQEVVAPESAEFMLHGFGAEITYLGAFLKKHGIDFENLRIGEFKSALTRFSQDHMDDAQRHQTAELLRSMEDAWTGDLARARGVSEDAVRQWLSEGVSSARRAAELGILSKVAYEDELIGPAARPLAAVIDLLTPPGNKRGAGRIALVPVVGNIVVGKSRHNPLPLPLLGGAMAGSDTVVAALRRAKEDKHTKAIVLYVDSGGGSALASDLIWHEVRTSEKPVVAVMGSVAASGGYYVLAHAKHVVASPYTITGSIGVVLGKPVMTEFNARQGFTPERVERQDNALIYSAAQPFSEAERRELERAIEEIYQRFISKVAEGRGLSVEQVDALGRGRVWSGPDALQAGLVNELGDLHTGIQRACELAGLSYDAPVWTATPPNRGPLPEFAQQAAAVSLRPPFLSERLLLWLDLGLRLH is encoded by the coding sequence ATGAATATTCCTTTCAGCAAGGCGGCGGGCGTCGGGTTGCCCCAGGGCGTCAGCAAACCCACCTGGGTCGTCATCGACATCGCCGGGCCGCTGCCTGCCCGTCAGCCGACCAATCCGCTGGCCGCGCTGCTCAACCGCCAGGAGAGCCTCGAATCTCTGGCGGCCAAGTTCGACAAGCTCAGCCGCGCCGAGTGGCTGCACGGGGTGATGCTGCGCTTCGGCACGCTGGAAACCGATCTCGCCGCCGCCCACGCGCTGGCGGCGATGCTGCGCCGGCTTTCCGAGCACAAACGCACCGTGAGTTACCTGCCCAGCGTGAACAAGGTCAGCTTGCTGGCCGCCGCCGGAGCGCAGGAAGTGGTGGCTCCCGAATCGGCCGAGTTCATGCTGCACGGCTTCGGGGCCGAGATCACCTACCTCGGCGCGTTCCTGAAAAAGCACGGCATCGATTTCGAGAACCTGCGGATCGGCGAATTCAAGAGCGCCCTGACCCGCTTCTCGCAGGACCACATGGACGACGCCCAGCGCCACCAGACCGCCGAGTTGCTGCGCAGCATGGAAGACGCCTGGACCGGCGACCTGGCCCGGGCACGCGGCGTCAGCGAGGACGCGGTGCGCCAGTGGCTGAGCGAGGGCGTGTCGAGCGCCCGGCGCGCCGCCGAACTCGGCATTCTGAGCAAGGTCGCCTACGAGGACGAACTGATCGGCCCGGCGGCCCGGCCCCTGGCGGCGGTGATCGATCTGCTGACGCCGCCGGGCAACAAGCGCGGCGCAGGCCGGATCGCTCTGGTGCCAGTCGTCGGAAACATCGTGGTCGGCAAGTCACGCCACAATCCGCTGCCGCTCCCGCTGCTGGGCGGCGCGATGGCCGGTTCCGACACGGTGGTGGCGGCCCTCAGACGCGCCAAGGAAGACAAGCACACCAAGGCCATCGTGCTGTATGTGGACTCCGGCGGCGGCTCGGCGCTGGCCTCGGACCTCATCTGGCACGAAGTCAGGACCAGCGAGAAACCGGTAGTGGCGGTGATGGGCAGCGTGGCCGCTTCGGGCGGGTACTACGTGCTGGCCCACGCCAAACACGTCGTCGCCTCGCCGTACACCATCACCGGCAGCATCGGGGTGGTGCTGGGCAAGCCGGTGATGACCGAGTTCAACGCCCGCCAGGGCTTTACCCCCGAGCGGGTCGAGCGCCAGGACAACGCCCTGATCTACAGCGCCGCCCAGCCGTTTTCCGAAGCCGAGCGCCGCGAACTCGAGCGCGCCATCGAGGAAATCTACCAGCGCTTCATCTCGAAGGTGGCCGAGGGGCGCGGGCTGAGCGTCGAGCAGGTGGACGCGCTGGGACGCGGCCGGGTCTGGAGCGGGCCGGACGCCCTTCAGGCCGGGCTGGTGAACGAACTCGGCGACCTGCACACCGGCATCCAGCGGGCCTGCGAACTGGCCGGGCTGAGTTACGACGCCCCGGTGTGGACCGCCACACCGCCCAACCGGGGGCCGCTGCCGGAGTTCGCCCAGCAGGCGGCCGCCGTGAGCTTGAGGCCGCCGTTTTTGAGCGAGCGGCTGCTGCTGTGGCTCGACCTGGGGTTGCGGCTGCACTGA
- a CDS encoding DUF2259 domain-containing protein translates to MKRALALLAALSSAALAADHPEITAQGFSPDGRYHLLLTSWLQDGSGFPAAALQITDVKRNTIAYRRQQIWQQDGANQATLDTLVGRWRSAQAGVLARYGLSEPQPGERLFKVAPLPMLDYPSDQPSALNTAVGRLELSTRPLPSGCQYSDRPTRGFALTLAGRDLQRDTHLPASRGCASGYSLETAYRYKSALAVIVRVYSQGFEGPDVVPLVVTGQLK, encoded by the coding sequence ATGAAGCGCGCTCTCGCTCTGCTGGCCGCCCTCTCCAGCGCGGCCCTGGCCGCCGACCACCCCGAGATCACCGCCCAGGGCTTCAGCCCGGACGGACGCTACCACCTGCTCCTCACCTCCTGGCTGCAAGACGGCAGCGGCTTTCCGGCGGCGGCCCTGCAGATCACCGACGTGAAGCGCAACACCATCGCTTACCGCCGTCAGCAGATTTGGCAGCAGGACGGCGCCAACCAGGCCACCCTCGACACGCTGGTGGGTCGCTGGCGCAGCGCCCAGGCCGGGGTGCTGGCCCGCTACGGTCTGAGCGAGCCCCAGCCCGGCGAGCGCCTCTTCAAGGTGGCCCCGCTGCCGATGCTGGACTATCCCAGCGATCAGCCCAGCGCCCTCAACACCGCCGTAGGCCGCCTGGAACTCAGCACCCGGCCGCTTCCCTCGGGCTGCCAGTACTCCGACCGGCCCACCCGCGGCTTCGCCCTGACGCTGGCGGGGCGCGACCTGCAACGCGACACCCACCTGCCCGCTTCGCGCGGCTGCGCCAGCGGCTACAGCCTGGAAACGGCCTACCGCTACAAATCGGCGCTGGCGGTCATCGTGCGGGTGTACTCGCAGGGCTTCGAGGGACCGGACGTGGTGCCGCTGGTCGTGACCGGCCAGCTGAAGTAG
- a CDS encoding VOC family protein codes for MTQNPSSAPGTSPVQGLHHLTVMASDPQRNLDFYTEMLGQRLVKTTVNFDDPGTYHFYYGDESGQPGTIMTHFPWPGAQRGVRGNGEVVAAAYSAPRESLAFWRGRLAAFGPQESRRFGDMVLRVADPDGTWIELVFDVDAASPSPVDRWPNSPVPFEHALRGFHSVTAWVGSAQTVRALLVGELGFSEAGQEEDAEGTRTRFRGSGEQIGLFVDVVERPGQPRGHFGAGSVHHVALRTRDDAEQAAYLQHLTSAGYQPTPVQDRQYFHSIYFREKSGVLFEIATDAPGFPDDEALGELGKHLKLPSWYEPQRAAIEARVPKIINREYGVTIGQRELGQETPANTAPSIQVMTAGRPLGEGRVASILLHGRGSTAQDILGLERELNLSVYSYLAPQAEGGSWYPQSFLAPLEQNQPQLDQALALIDTLFGELEQRGISPQQVVLGGFSQGACLALEYAARRGERLGGVLALSGALITLEHGGDLAGTPVFMGVAPDDAHIPLERFEQSAEVLKVLGAQVDARVYAGLGHSINKDELDAARDLMRRAAEVR; via the coding sequence ATGACCCAGAACCCTTCTTCCGCTCCCGGCACCTCGCCGGTCCAGGGCCTGCACCACCTCACCGTGATGGCCAGCGATCCGCAGCGCAACCTCGACTTCTACACCGAGATGCTGGGCCAGCGCCTGGTCAAGACCACGGTGAATTTCGACGATCCCGGCACCTATCACTTCTACTACGGCGACGAGAGCGGGCAGCCCGGCACCATCATGACCCACTTTCCCTGGCCCGGCGCCCAGCGCGGCGTGCGCGGCAACGGCGAGGTGGTGGCGGCCGCCTACAGTGCGCCCCGAGAGAGCCTGGCGTTCTGGCGGGGCCGCCTTGCGGCGTTCGGCCCGCAAGAAAGCCGGCGTTTTGGCGACATGGTGCTGCGTGTCGCCGACCCGGACGGCACCTGGATCGAGCTGGTCTTCGACGTGGACGCCGCCTCGCCCAGCCCGGTGGACCGCTGGCCCAACTCGCCGGTGCCCTTCGAGCACGCCCTGCGCGGCTTTCATTCGGTGACGGCCTGGGTGGGCAGCGCCCAGACGGTGCGCGCCTTGCTGGTCGGCGAACTGGGTTTTAGCGAAGCGGGCCAGGAAGAAGATGCCGAAGGCACGCGCACCCGCTTTCGTGGCAGCGGCGAACAGATCGGCCTGTTCGTGGACGTGGTGGAGCGCCCCGGCCAGCCGCGCGGCCACTTCGGCGCCGGCAGCGTCCACCACGTCGCCCTGCGCACCCGCGACGACGCCGAGCAGGCCGCCTACCTGCAGCACCTCACCTCGGCCGGCTATCAGCCCACCCCGGTGCAGGACCGCCAGTACTTCCACAGCATCTATTTCCGGGAAAAGAGCGGCGTGCTGTTCGAAATCGCCACCGACGCGCCGGGCTTCCCCGACGACGAGGCGCTCGGCGAACTCGGCAAGCACCTCAAACTGCCGAGCTGGTACGAGCCGCAGCGTGCGGCCATCGAAGCGCGGGTGCCGAAGATCATCAACCGCGAGTACGGCGTCACCATCGGGCAGCGCGAACTCGGCCAAGAAACGCCGGCCAACACCGCGCCGAGCATTCAGGTGATGACGGCGGGCCGCCCGCTGGGTGAAGGCCGGGTGGCGTCCATCTTGCTGCACGGACGCGGCAGCACCGCGCAGGACATCCTGGGGCTGGAGCGCGAGCTGAACCTCAGCGTCTACAGTTACCTGGCCCCGCAGGCCGAGGGGGGCAGCTGGTATCCGCAGTCGTTCCTGGCTCCGCTGGAGCAAAACCAGCCGCAGCTGGACCAGGCGCTGGCGCTGATCGACACCCTCTTCGGCGAACTGGAGCAGCGCGGCATTTCGCCGCAGCAGGTGGTGCTGGGCGGCTTCTCGCAGGGCGCTTGCCTGGCGCTGGAATACGCGGCCCGCCGGGGCGAGCGCCTGGGCGGCGTGCTGGCCCTGTCCGGGGCACTGATCACGCTGGAGCACGGCGGCGACCTCGCCGGAACACCCGTGTTCATGGGCGTGGCCCCCGACGACGCCCACATTCCGCTGGAGCGCTTCGAGCAGAGCGCTGAAGTCCTCAAGGTACTGGGCGCGCAGGTGGACGCCCGCGTGTACGCGGGACTCGGCCACAGCATCAACAAAGACGAGCTCGACGCGGCGCGCGATTTGATGCGCCGGGCCGCCGAGGTGCGCTGA
- a CDS encoding MarR family winged helix-turn-helix transcriptional regulator, with product MPTKYAGSAQERAALGAYIKLWRAAHMVEMEANRHLADFDLTTSQFGVLEALHHLGPMSQRQLASKILRSSGNLTMVIDNLEKAELVRRERSEQDRRVMTVSLTGAGRALIDRVLPAHVQGIVGVFSVLNDDELAQLSALSRKLGLALSAAAADSE from the coding sequence ATGCCCACCAAATACGCGGGAAGCGCCCAGGAACGGGCCGCGCTGGGAGCGTACATCAAGCTCTGGCGGGCGGCGCACATGGTCGAGATGGAAGCCAACCGCCACCTGGCCGACTTCGACCTCACCACCAGCCAGTTCGGGGTGCTCGAAGCGCTCCACCACCTCGGCCCGATGAGCCAGCGACAACTGGCGAGTAAAATTCTGCGCTCCAGCGGCAACCTCACCATGGTGATCGATAACCTGGAAAAAGCCGAACTGGTGCGGCGCGAACGCAGCGAGCAGGACCGGCGGGTCATGACCGTGTCGTTGACCGGAGCGGGCCGGGCGCTGATCGATCGGGTGCTGCCGGCGCACGTTCAGGGCATCGTGGGTGTGTTCAGCGTTTTGAACGACGACGAACTCGCCCAGCTCTCGGCCCTGAGCCGCAAGCTGGGCCTGGCCCTCAGCGCGGCCGCCGCCGACAGCGAGTAA
- a CDS encoding BMP family lipoprotein produces the protein MKQRNFALTLSLLALTSLAAAQGNVRVGMAYDAGGKFDKSFNQSAYEGAQRAAKAGGVAVKDFEPSDPSQTVQGIRGFAQDGFDLTIAVGFANNASITQVAKENPDLAFGLVDDVSDAKNVQSMTFKEEEGSYLVGYLAALNSSTGVVGFLGGMDIPLIHKFEAGYAAGAKAANPKISIISQYVGTTPDAWNNPGKAKEIAASMKAKGADIIFAAAGASGKGLQDYVKQQQCLKATQLPKGVTFKSDNFKNVPKAASYTSACAGNTRPMFFIGVDSNQNYLGDFDNNPKTLNHGLTSMMKRVDNAVYTLIQDVKADKFKGGQRVFGLKEGGVGYAIDQYNKALIPSSQVAKVEAIKAKIISGAIKVPSQ, from the coding sequence ATGAAACAACGTAACTTTGCGCTTACCCTTTCGCTGCTGGCCCTGACCAGCCTCGCCGCCGCCCAGGGCAATGTCCGGGTGGGCATGGCCTACGACGCGGGCGGCAAGTTCGACAAGAGCTTCAACCAGTCGGCCTACGAAGGCGCCCAGCGCGCCGCCAAGGCCGGCGGTGTGGCCGTCAAGGACTTCGAGCCCTCCGACCCCAGCCAGACGGTGCAGGGCATTCGCGGCTTTGCCCAGGACGGCTTCGACCTGACCATCGCGGTGGGCTTTGCCAACAACGCCAGCATCACCCAGGTCGCCAAGGAAAACCCCGATCTGGCCTTCGGCCTCGTCGACGACGTGTCGGACGCCAAGAACGTGCAGAGCATGACCTTCAAGGAAGAAGAAGGCAGCTACCTGGTCGGCTACCTGGCCGCCCTGAACTCCTCGACCGGCGTGGTGGGCTTCCTCGGCGGCATGGACATTCCGCTGATCCACAAGTTCGAGGCCGGCTACGCGGCGGGCGCCAAGGCCGCCAACCCCAAGATCAGCATCATCAGCCAGTACGTGGGCACCACGCCCGACGCCTGGAACAACCCCGGCAAGGCCAAGGAAATCGCCGCTAGCATGAAGGCCAAGGGCGCCGACATCATCTTCGCGGCGGCCGGCGCTTCGGGGAAAGGTCTGCAGGACTACGTCAAGCAGCAGCAGTGCCTCAAGGCCACCCAGCTGCCCAAGGGCGTGACCTTCAAGAGTGACAACTTCAAGAATGTGCCCAAGGCAGCCAGCTACACCTCGGCCTGCGCCGGCAACACCCGCCCGATGTTCTTTATCGGCGTGGACAGCAACCAGAACTACCTGGGCGACTTCGACAACAACCCCAAGACCCTCAACCACGGCCTGACCAGCATGATGAAGCGGGTGGACAACGCCGTGTACACCCTGATTCAGGACGTCAAGGCCGACAAGTTCAAGGGCGGCCAGCGCGTCTTCGGCCTCAAGGAAGGCGGCGTGGGCTACGCCATCGACCAGTACAACAAGGCCCTGATTCCCAGCTCGCAGGTCGCCAAGGTCGAGGCCATCAAGGCCAAGATCATCAGCGGCGCGATCAAGGTGCCCAGCCAGTAA
- the ligA gene encoding NAD-dependent DNA ligase LigA encodes MSAKPRTPKEHSAHSVTDPGQASLAQQRYAWLIQELARHNRLYHEQDAPEIADHEYDALAREARALEAEHPEWVEAQDSPAQAVGGAPSSAFVTVNHPTAMTSLDNVFDDEELRGFQEKLARSLNLAPEEADFTYTCELKIDGLSVNLYYLDGELQWAATRGNGLTGEIVTAQVLTIPGLPQQLPGLKGELEVRGEVYLSREEFAAFNARAEELGTPLLKNPRNGAAGALRQKDPDITRSRNLSAILYALGKRDGVPVKTQWDVLSWLSEQGFPISPYSRRVRGIEEAAQYHADLLSQRGELPFDVDGTVIKLDDLHLQAEAGFTSRAPKWAIAYKFPVDEVQTVLESISINVGRTGKLAPLAHLSPRLIEGSTVSKATLHNEDFIRDLDLHLGDTVVVRKAGGVIPELIRVLPELRPQGAKPYVFPTTCPVCGFPAERAEEGANRYCTNPLCPAKLYESLRYFVSRGALDIRGIGEKLTRQLLDAGLVKDAADFYALSAEQLANLERGGEKKAANILAQLEESKGKPLWRLVNALGMAGVGERNARALAQRFGSLDALLAATPEDIEAVPGLGGVLARSVSAELAGERLQHLIAKLRAAGLGQQAAEQESRSSELAGLNFVLTGTLSRPRDSLKAALEARGARVTGSVTKKTSYVVAGEEAGSKLARAQELKVPVLGEAELSALLSEKGAPLLD; translated from the coding sequence ATGAGCGCCAAACCACGAACACCCAAAGAGCATTCGGCTCACAGCGTAACAGACCCGGGCCAGGCGAGCCTAGCCCAGCAACGTTACGCCTGGCTGATTCAGGAACTGGCGCGGCACAACCGCCTCTACCACGAGCAGGACGCGCCCGAGATCGCCGACCACGAGTACGACGCCCTGGCCCGCGAGGCCCGCGCCCTGGAAGCCGAGCACCCCGAGTGGGTGGAGGCCCAGGACTCGCCCGCCCAGGCGGTGGGCGGCGCGCCCAGCAGCGCCTTCGTCACCGTCAACCATCCCACCGCCATGACCAGCCTCGACAACGTCTTCGACGACGAGGAACTGCGCGGCTTTCAGGAAAAGCTGGCCCGCTCGCTCAACCTCGCGCCCGAGGAAGCCGACTTCACCTATACCTGTGAGCTGAAAATCGACGGGCTGAGCGTCAACCTCTATTACCTCGACGGCGAGTTGCAGTGGGCCGCCACCCGCGGCAATGGCCTGACCGGCGAGATCGTCACGGCCCAGGTGCTGACCATTCCCGGTTTGCCGCAACAACTGCCGGGCCTGAAGGGCGAACTCGAAGTGCGCGGCGAGGTGTACCTCAGCCGCGAGGAATTCGCCGCCTTCAACGCCCGCGCCGAGGAACTCGGCACCCCACTGCTGAAAAATCCGCGCAACGGTGCGGCCGGCGCGCTGCGCCAGAAAGACCCCGACATCACCCGTTCGCGCAACCTCAGCGCCATTCTGTATGCGCTGGGTAAGCGCGACGGCGTGCCGGTCAAAACCCAGTGGGACGTGCTGAGCTGGCTCAGCGAACAGGGCTTTCCGATCAGCCCCTACTCGCGCCGGGTGCGCGGCATCGAGGAAGCGGCGCAGTACCACGCCGACCTGCTCTCTCAGCGCGGCGAGCTGCCCTTCGACGTGGACGGCACCGTCATCAAGCTCGACGACCTGCATCTGCAAGCCGAGGCCGGGTTCACCAGCCGGGCGCCCAAGTGGGCCATCGCCTACAAGTTCCCGGTGGACGAGGTGCAGACCGTGCTGGAGAGCATCAGCATCAACGTGGGACGTACCGGCAAGCTGGCCCCGCTGGCCCACCTCTCGCCGAGGCTGATCGAGGGCAGCACCGTCAGCAAGGCAACCCTGCACAACGAGGACTTCATCCGTGACCTGGACCTGCATCTGGGCGACACGGTGGTCGTACGCAAGGCTGGCGGTGTCATTCCCGAGCTCATTCGGGTGCTGCCCGAACTGCGCCCGCAGGGGGCAAAGCCCTACGTCTTTCCGACGACCTGCCCGGTGTGCGGCTTTCCCGCCGAGCGCGCGGAGGAAGGGGCCAACCGCTACTGCACCAACCCGCTGTGTCCGGCCAAGCTCTACGAGTCGCTGCGGTACTTCGTCTCGCGCGGCGCGCTGGACATTCGCGGCATCGGGGAAAAGCTGACCCGGCAGCTGCTCGACGCCGGGCTGGTCAAGGACGCGGCCGATTTCTATGCCCTCAGCGCCGAGCAGCTGGCCAACCTGGAGCGCGGCGGCGAGAAGAAGGCCGCCAACATCCTGGCGCAGCTTGAAGAGAGCAAGGGCAAACCGCTCTGGCGCCTGGTCAACGCGCTGGGCATGGCCGGGGTAGGCGAGCGCAACGCCCGGGCGCTGGCCCAGCGCTTCGGCTCGCTGGACGCCCTGCTGGCCGCCACCCCTGAGGACATCGAGGCGGTGCCGGGGCTGGGCGGGGTGCTGGCCCGCAGCGTCAGCGCCGAACTCGCCGGCGAGCGCCTGCAACACCTGATCGCCAAACTGCGCGCCGCCGGGCTGGGCCAGCAGGCTGCCGAGCAGGAAAGCCGCAGCAGCGAACTCGCCGGGCTGAACTTCGTGCTCACCGGCACGCTCAGCCGCCCGCGCGACAGCCTCAAGGCCGCCCTCGAAGCGCGCGGCGCGCGGGTGACCGGCAGCGTCACCAAGAAGACCAGCTACGTGGTGGCCGGTGAGGAGGCCGGCAGCAAGCTGGCCCGCGCCCAGGAGCTGAAGGTGCCGGTGCTCGGTGAGGCGGAGTTGAGCGCATTGCTCTCGGAAAAAGGCGCGCCGCTGCTAGACTGA
- the metG gene encoding methionine--tRNA ligase has product MSNATKEPFYITTAIDYANGAPHIGHVYEKILTDAIARYHRLAGYEVYFVTGTDEHGEKISKAAAKAGRTPQSFVDDLSQRAFKGLWDRLNISYDDFIRTTEARHKRYVQGVLQRVYEAGDIYFAEYEGLYSVGAERYVTEKELVAGPDGIKRFPGDKDPPELRKEANYFFNMEKYQPWLLEHIQTHPEFIQPVGYRNEVLEMLREPIGPLSISRPKSRVPWGIELPWDADHVTYVWFDALLNYLSAPSSKGRPELFDHAWHVIGKDILKPHAVFWPTMLRAAGVAPYKKLVVHAHILAEDGRKMGKSLGNAIDPEALVSGYGVDAVRYTLLREATLSADSPYGEGILINRQNADLANDLGNLLSRTVSMIQKYRGGVLPAAGALGEREQGIRAAALSLPERIMTLVRDLKVNMALEAAMEFVRDLNRYIAESAPWTLAKNPDPQSADAEKLNTVLYTAAEGLRVASVALEAAIPGKARALREQLGLGGQSYTLTPAWGLIAAGTQVPGGPVLFPKPEAKAESTETAPAPQPKTQPEQKGKPMTAPSPAQPTEPVAPAESDHLISIDDFARIDLRIVEVVAAEAVAKADKLLKLTVKLGDEERTVVSGIRQWFTPEDLVGRKVVLVANLKPAKLRGIQSQGMILAAEDEHGNLDLLGTRLDLPSGTKVR; this is encoded by the coding sequence ATGTCCAACGCCACCAAAGAACCCTTTTACATCACCACCGCCATCGATTATGCCAACGGCGCGCCGCACATCGGCCACGTCTACGAGAAGATCCTGACCGACGCGATCGCCCGCTACCACCGGCTGGCCGGATACGAGGTGTACTTCGTGACTGGCACCGACGAGCACGGCGAGAAGATCAGCAAGGCCGCCGCCAAGGCCGGGCGCACCCCGCAGAGCTTCGTGGACGACCTCTCGCAGCGGGCCTTCAAGGGGCTGTGGGACCGGCTGAACATCAGCTACGACGACTTCATCCGCACCACCGAAGCGCGCCACAAGCGCTACGTGCAGGGCGTGTTGCAGCGCGTCTACGAGGCGGGCGACATCTACTTCGCCGAGTACGAGGGGCTGTACTCGGTGGGCGCCGAGCGCTACGTCACCGAGAAGGAACTGGTGGCCGGGCCGGACGGGATCAAACGCTTCCCCGGCGACAAGGACCCGCCGGAACTCCGCAAGGAGGCCAACTACTTCTTCAACATGGAGAAGTACCAGCCGTGGCTTCTCGAGCACATTCAGACCCACCCGGAGTTCATCCAGCCGGTGGGCTATCGCAACGAGGTGCTGGAGATGCTGCGCGAGCCGATTGGCCCGCTGAGCATCTCGCGCCCCAAGAGCCGGGTGCCGTGGGGCATCGAGCTGCCCTGGGACGCCGACCACGTGACCTACGTGTGGTTCGACGCCCTGCTCAACTACCTCTCGGCGCCCAGCAGCAAGGGCCGCCCCGAGCTGTTCGATCACGCCTGGCACGTCATCGGCAAGGACATCCTCAAGCCGCACGCGGTGTTCTGGCCCACCATGCTGCGGGCGGCGGGCGTGGCGCCGTACAAGAAGCTGGTGGTGCATGCCCACATCCTGGCCGAGGACGGGCGCAAGATGGGCAAGTCGCTGGGCAACGCCATCGACCCGGAAGCGCTGGTCAGCGGCTACGGGGTGGACGCGGTGCGCTATACCCTGCTGCGCGAGGCGACCCTCAGCGCCGACAGCCCTTACGGCGAGGGCATTCTGATCAACCGCCAGAACGCCGACCTCGCCAACGACCTTGGCAACTTGCTCTCGCGCACCGTCAGCATGATTCAGAAGTACCGTGGGGGCGTGCTGCCCGCCGCCGGAGCGCTGGGTGAGCGCGAACAGGGCATCAGGGCGGCGGCGCTGAGCTTGCCGGAGCGGATCATGACGCTGGTGCGCGATCTCAAGGTCAACATGGCGCTGGAAGCGGCGATGGAGTTCGTGCGCGACCTCAACCGCTACATCGCCGAGAGCGCGCCCTGGACCCTGGCGAAGAACCCCGACCCGCAGTCGGCCGACGCCGAGAAGCTCAACACCGTGCTCTACACCGCCGCCGAGGGCCTGCGGGTGGCGAGCGTGGCGCTGGAAGCCGCCATTCCCGGTAAGGCCCGCGCCCTGCGCGAGCAACTCGGCCTGGGCGGTCAGAGCTACACCCTGACGCCGGCCTGGGGCCTGATCGCCGCCGGAACCCAGGTGCCCGGCGGGCCGGTGCTGTTTCCCAAGCCCGAAGCGAAAGCCGAAAGCACCGAAACCGCGCCCGCCCCTCAACCCAAAACCCAACCCGAACAGAAAGGCAAACCCATGACCGCTCCCTCCCCCGCCCAACCGACCGAACCCGTGGCCCCCGCCGAATCAGACCACCTGATCAGCATCGACGACTTCGCCAGGATCGACCTGCGGATCGTGGAGGTCGTGGCCGCCGAAGCGGTCGCCAAGGCCGACAAGCTGCTCAAACTCACCGTGAAACTCGGGGACGAGGAGCGCACGGTGGTCAGTGGCATTCGCCAGTGGTTCACGCCGGAAGACCTGGTGGGGCGCAAGGTGGTGCTGGTCGCCAACCTCAAGCCCGCCAAGCTGCGCGGCATCCAGTCGCAGGGCATGATTCTGGCCGCCGAGGACGAGCACGGCAACCTCGATCTGCTGGGCACCCGGCTCGACCTGCCCAGCGGCACGAAGGTGCGCTGA